A section of the Micromonas commoda chromosome 14, complete sequence genome encodes:
- a CDS encoding hypothetical protein (contains F-box domain; expressed; putative uncharacterized f-box domain containing protein): MDAMVRGGSGDGTPSIADVSDDVLVTVFLKMDPIDLGSCLRTCKSWRRLICDGALDNAYWWNKARADLLEDLLDEDGKLPLHGRRVCDVVAPRWLRRRETYALLDGCKAEVVASARGDNGEGRKPLVPLRLREWVKTPYPRWLEQPARVDNEDIALFYRASMREIREQRPTNAHVTDFVEVEWLADLAVMMGERRAMATFAEAMNDPDFHVRSHARCVELVERCAAAVSGLIDPYLAGRHQRMWGPTPPSHVSSHVENPGALHPSEKWLWVMREDFRSFGSDLRHKKPSLPEESVVDALDRMGEEFKRRLDSSRVDPRDDPKGALRVLTEFMCGVYPGLDAPGDNPGSTHVADMDFREMPPATHELNPHLLHPKFAMPTEGGLGFRGAGSTVTHDYYDPMCSSLFCVLHTRVGIPITLSIVMASVASRAGLKVEFLNAPGHFRCGVHDENYVDPEKPGTNARHVVFTADPFEGFEATDPRKLRTIDWDRMGEEAGRGRVAELVPSARDVVMRMLNNLFLIYGTMECGGSGSPDGPDLETYPNDEEYVPNYVGLPPHRWMVRHAVVALAGLVVSPGPHAEFLQQELAHLKLKWLPMSAHRLFM, translated from the coding sequence ATGGACGCCATGGTCCGGGGAGGCTCGGGCGacgggacgccgtcgatcgccgaCGTCAGCGACGATGTCCTCGTCACGGTGTTCCTGAAGATGGACCCGATAGACCTCGGCAGCTGCCTCCGAACGTGCAAGAGTTGGAGACGACTGATTTGCGACGGGGCGCTCGACAATGCTTACTGGTGGAACAAGGCGCGAGCAGACCTGCTCGAAGacctgctcgacgaggacggcaaACTCCCTCtccacgggcggcgcgtctgCGACgtggtcgcgccgcgctggctaCGCCGGCGCGAAACGTACGCCCTCCTGGACGGATGCAAGGCGGAggtcgtcgcgtcggctcgcGGAGACAACGGAGAAGGGCGAAAGCCGCTCGTGCCTCTCCGCCTGCGCGAGTGGGTCAAGACGCCGTATCCCCGCTGGCTCGAGcaacccgcgcgggtggatAACGAGGACATCGCGCTCTTCTACCGCGCGTCCATGAGAGAAATACGCGAGCAACGTCCGACGAACGCGCACGTCACCGACTTTGTCGAGGTGGAATGGCTCGCCGATTTGGCGGTGATGATgggcgagcgccgggcgATGGCCAcgttcgccgaggcgatgaACGATCCCGACTTTCACGTCCGCAGCCACGCGCGGTGCGTGGAGCTCGTGGagcggtgcgcggcggcggtgtccggACTGATCGATCCGTACCTCGCGGGCCGGCATCAACGGATGTGGGgcccgacgcccccgtcACACGTCTCGTCGCACGTGGAGAACCCGGGCGCGTTGCACCCGTCGGAGAAGTGGCTGTGGGTGATGCGCGAGGATTTCAGGTCGTTCGGGTCGGACCTGCGTCACAAGAAGCCGTCGCTACCCGAGGAgagcgtcgtggacgcgttggACAGGATGGGCGAGGAGTTCAAACGGAGGCTCGACAGCTCGCGAGTCGACCCGCGGGACGATCCAAAGGGGGCGCTGCGGGTGCTGACCGAATTTATGTGCGGCGTCTACCccgggctcgacgccccgggcgACAACCCGGGATCGACCCACGTGGCGGACATGGACTTTCGCGAgatgccgcccgcgacgcacgagcTCAACCCGCACCTCCTCCACCCGAAGTTTGCGATGCCGACCGAGGGCGGACTCGGGTTCAGAGGCGCCGGATCGACCGTCACGCACGACTACTACGATCCCATGTGCAGCTCCCTGTTTTGCGTGCTTCACACGCGCGTCGGCATCCCGATCACGCTCTCGATCGTCATGGCGTCCGTGGCGTCTCGCGCGGGGTTGAAAGTGGAGTTCCTCAACGCGCCCGGTCACTTCCGCTGCGGAGTTCATGACGAAAACTACGTTGACCCGGAAAAGCCCGGAACAAACGCCCGACACGTGGTCTTCACGGCCGACCCGTTCGAAGGCTTCGAAGCGACAGACCCCAGGAAACTCCGGACGATCGATTGGGACCGTATGGGAGAGGAGGCGGGAAGAGGACGCGTGGCAGAGCTcgtcccgtccgcgcgcgacgtcgtgatGAGGATGTTGAACAACCTTTTCCTGATTTACGGCACCATGGAGTGCGGAGGGAGCGGCAGCCCGGACGGTCCGGATCTCGAGACGTATCCGAACGACGAAGAATACGTACCAAACTACGTCGGACTCCCTCCGCACAGGTGGATGGTGCgacacgccgtcgtcgcgctcgcgggacTTGTGGTGAGTCCCGGGCCCCACGCCGAGTTTTTGCAACAGGAGTTGGCGCATCTTAAGCTTAAGTGGCTGCCGATGTCGGCGCATCGTCTCTTTATGTAA
- a CDS encoding predicted protein — translation AEVGRLGALRTMNLGVNQLTSLPAEIGQLTSLRELGLEGNELTSVPAEIGQLTALVELKLEDNMLTELPAEIGQLKSLVELKLEGNELTSMPAEIGQLASLVVSNLNYNQLTELPAEIGQLKSLRELNLSNNHLTILPAEIGQLTSLVELKLEGNELTSVPAEIGQLASLVELKLEDNMLTELPAEIGQLKSLVELKLEGNELTSMPAEIGQLTSLVVSNLNYNQLTELPAEIGQLKSLRELNLSNNQLTSLPAEIGQLKSLVELKLEDNMLTELPAEIGQLKSLVELNLYNNRLTSVPAEIGQLTSLVELKLEDNMLTELPAEIGQLKSLRELKLWNNRLTSVPAEIGQLTSLTELDLRCNELTSVPAEIGQLTSLTELVLHKNQLTSLPAEI, via the coding sequence gcggaggtTGGGCGTCTGGGTGCGTTGAGGACAATGAACCTCGGCGtcaatcagctgacgagcctgccggcggagatcggacagctcacgtcgctgagggaGTTGGGGCTCGAAGGCAatgagctgacgagcgtgccggcggagatcgggcagctcacggcGCTGGTGGAGCTGAAACTCGAAGACAACATGCTGACGGAgttgccggcggagatcgggcagctcaagTCGCTGGTGGAGTTGAAACTCGAAGGCAATGAGCTGACGAGcatgccggcggagatcgggcagctcgcgtcaCTGGTGGTGTCGAACCTCAAttacaatcagctgacggagttgccggcggagatcgggcagctcaagTCGCTGAGGGAGTTGAACCTCAGCAACAATCATCTGACGAtcctgccggcggagatcgggcagctcacgtcgctggtggAGTTGAAACTCGAAGGCAatgagctgacgagcgtgccggcggagatcgggcagctcgcgtcaCTGGTGGAGTTGAAACTCGAAGACAACATGCTGACGGAgttgccggcggagatcgggcagctcaagTCGCTGGTGGAGTTGAAACTCGAAGGCAATGAGCTGACGAGcatgccggcggagatcgggcagctcacgtcaCTGGTGGTGTCGAACCTCAAttacaatcagctgacggagttgccggcggagattgggcaGCTCAAGTCGCTGAGGGAGTTGAACCTCAGcaacaatcagctgacgagcctgccggcggagatcgggcagctcaagTCGCTGGTGGAGTTGAAACTCGAAGACAACATGCTGACGGAgttgccggcggagatcgggcagctcaagTCGCTGGTGGAGTTGAACCTCTACAACAATaggctgacgagcgtgccggcggagattgggcagctcacgtcgctggtggAGTTGAAACTCGAAGACAACATGCTGACGGAgttgccggcggagatcgggcagctcaagTCGCTGAGGGAGTTGAAACTCTGGAACAATaggctgacgagcgtgccggcggagatcgggcagctcacgtcgctgacggagTTGGACCTCAGGTGCAatgagctgacgagcgtgccggcggagatcgggcagctcacgtcgctgacggagTTGGTCCTCCACAaaaatcagctgacgagcttgccggcggagatc
- a CDS encoding H+-or Na+-translocating f-type, v-type and A-type ATPase superfamily (protons (mitochondrial)) has protein sequence MALRQAARRLGALAGSSPQVTRAFAVGSQRATMSTEAQRESVKEFLDKFKQHAPSTMDPPSFPSDFLPPAREVPATPPAKLTLNFYMPHEIEYEGAEVDSIQLPAVTGDMGVLPGHVPTVAQLRPGVVAVNMDDKETKKYFVSSGFAFVHANSVTDVMAVEAVPVEQLDGEAVKKALADYQAKLVNAKDDYEKAAAQIGIEVTQAMESAVTGKA, from the exons ATGGCCCTTCGTCAGGCTGcccggcggctcggcgccctcgccgggtccTCCCCGCAGGtcacccgcgcgttcgccgtcggaTCGCAGAGGGCGACGATGTCCACCGAGGCGCAGCGCGAATCCGTCAAGGAGTTCCTCGACAAGTTCAAGCAGCACGCGCCTTCGACGATGGACCCGCCGAGCTTCCCCTCCGACTTCctcccgccggcgagggaggttcccgccacgccgcccgcgaagcTGACGCTGAACTTCTACATGCCGCACGAGATTGAGtacgagggcgcggaggtcGACTCGATCCAGCTTCCCGCGGTGACTGGCGACATGGGCGTGCTCCCCGGGCACGTGCCCACCGTCGCGCAGCTCAggccgggcgtcgtcgcagtCAACATGGACGATAAGGAGACCAAGAAG TACTTCGTCAGCAGCGGGTTCGCGTTCGTCCACGCCAACTCCGTCACCGACGTCATGGCGGTCGAGGCTGTCCCCGTCGAACAGCTGGACGGCGAGGCTGTGAAGAAGGCTCTGGCGGATTACCAAGCCAAGCTCGTCAACGCGAAGGACGACtacgagaaggcggcggcgcagatcGGCATCGAGGTGACGCAGGCGATGGAAAGCGCCGTCACCGGCAAGGCGtga
- a CDS encoding predicted protein, protein MPHLGTSLPRPIERGKGPSGNSPTDSAHETFDPSRVHGGISTALNHPNVHGVSLQVPASMPGHEPGFVPPHIYASTYSHHAGGGLMDAHQHDPMRGFGYGGAGTGSMIDGRGHTLKGRAALKARNAFMRQTGFLEPDTPSALSQQPPDRIATPAIVVDANGAE, encoded by the coding sequence ATGCCGCACCTCGGCACGTCCCTGCCGCGACCGATCGAACGCGGAAAGGGCCCGAGTGGAAATTCCCCAACAGACTCGGCGCACGAAACCTTTGACCCCTCGCGCGTACACGGCGGCATCTCCACCGCGCTCAACCATCCAAACGTCCACGGCGTCAGTCTCCAGGTcccggcgtcgatgccgggGCACGAGCCCGGGTTCGTGCCGCCGCACATATACGCCAGCACGTACTCGCaccacgccggcggcggcttgatGGATGCGCACCAACACGATCCGATGCGTGGCTTTGgctacggcggcgccgggaccgGGTCGATGATCGACGGCCGCGGGCACACGCTCAAGGGCAGGGCGGCGTTGAaggcgaggaacgcgttCATGCGACAGACGGGGTTCCTCGAGCCGGacacgccgagcgcgctgagTCAGCAGCCGCCGGACAGGATCGCCACCCCGGCCATCGTGGTGGACGCCAACGGAGCCGAGTGA
- the FAP189 gene encoding flagellar associated protein, whose product MSETASGRASPTIGDRLTDDFNKVIAELENDPAMAKFKEEYEKVFSALVNSNDSEKRLVQKCRDLNAEIVANAAKVQSALKLADEDQGTIDKLKGEVEKAWKMVDASKEKETRAKENVQALKKEVADLSKAAAQGGSGGAKQQEQLKDMMRQRDELAAERDEQVNQIVMLREEVMEVTEQLRAAEAEKLRMENELQILRDDAASARAATDKETKRKEKMERDMKELKELLEEKTYEIKQKQHSLKEGDEAVKRLEKLLKDQQGATSRAQKDYNGLSDKLTKLQRDLSDAVQNNANLAQSNANAQIELKAKDDEINLAKLEAGRIDKAKDAALGKLRAAEAAKEEVEKNRDDLKRTIADLERDIDAMRKQGELEKKKQEELMRERDVLTKLKSQADSATQKQADLVRITENNKKTLEQEIAGYRSEASKQAKAIFGLEQEREKFANEASATTAKFLEALEEVKMREMAIVDLQKSIADGNAKLKAQQSMYEAVRTDRNMYSKNLLEAQDEIAEMKRKFKIMNHQIEQLKEEISTKDLALVKEHFDHMKVEKEKESLRFELNKAAMNIKEAESSIESQKLELQRLNQIINESDAAIGKQEKELAGVVNDRDILGTQLIRRNDELALLYEKIKIQASILAKGQIQYQDRLNELRVLKIKLGDLKRELGVLKHSVGSIDVLKREVHRLGKELLQERTKTKALTEELENPLNVHRWRKLEGSDPTAYEMIQKIQALQKRLIAKTEEVVEKDLLVREKEKLYKELKAILARQPGPEVAEQVSVYQRQLREKTRQMKAMASELNMYQAQSSEYKYEVDKLTRDLGDVKKKYFDHKRRQEAELRGADRENAGGKRQTAQATARGGARFTGGGFGLN is encoded by the exons ATGAGCGAGACCGCctcggggcgcgcgtcgcccacgaTCGGCGACCGGCTCACCGATGACTTCAACAAG GTCATCGCGGAGCTGGAGAACGACCCGGCGATGGCCAAGTTCAAGGAGGAGTACGAGAAGGTCTTCAGCGCGCTGGTCAACTCCAACGACAGCGAGAAGCGGCTGGTCCAGAAGTGCCGCGACCTCAACGCGGAGatcgtcgccaacgcggcgaaggtccAGAGCGCGCTGAAActggcggacgaggaccAGGGAACGATCGACAAGCTCAAGGGCGAGGTGGAGAAGGCGTGGAAGATGGTGGACGCGtccaaggagaaggagacgCGAGCCAAGGAGAATGTCCAGGCGCTGAAGAAGGAGGTCGCCGATCTCtccaaagccgccgcgcaggggggcagcggcggcgcgaagcaGCAGGAGCAGCTGAAGGACATGATGCGGCAGCGCGATgaactcgcggcggagcgcgacgagcaggTGAACCAGATCGTCATGCTCCGGGAGGAGGTCATGGAGGTGACGGAGCAGCTCagagcggcggaggcggaaaAGTTGCGAATGGAGAATGAGCTGCAGAtcctgcgcgacgacgccgcgtccgccagggccgcgacggacaAGGAGACCAAACGCAAGGAGAAGATGGAGCGCGACATGAAGGAGCTGAaagagctcctcgaggagaagACGTACGAGATCAAGCAGAAGCAGCACTCGCTCAAAGAGGGTGACGAGGCGGTGAAGCGCCTGGAGAAGCTCCTGAAGGACCAGCAGGGCGCCACGTCCAGGGCCCAGAAGGACTACAACGGCCTGAGCGATAAGCTCACCAAGCTGCAGAGGGACCTCAGCGACGCGGTGCAGAACAACGCAAACCTGGCGCAGAGCAACGCCAACGCGCAGATTgagctcaaggcgaaggaTGACGAGATTAACCTCGCCAAGCTGGAAGCCGGCAGGATCGACAAGGCCAAGGATGCCGCGCTGGGAAAACTCagagccgccgaggctgccaaggAAGAGGTTGAGAAAAACCGCGACGATCTTAAGCGCACGATCGCCGACCTCGAGCGGGACATCGACGCCATGCGCAAGcagggcgagctcgagaagaagaagcagGAGGAGCTCATGCGCGAGAGGGACGTCCTCACCAAGCTCAAGTCGCAGGCGGATTCCGCCACGCAGAAGCAGGCTGACCTCGTCCGCATCACCGAGAACAACAAGAAGACGCTGGAGCAGGAGATCGCCGGGTACCGATCCGAGGCTTCGAAACAGGCGAAGGCCATCTTCGGTTTGGAGCAGGAGCGGGAGAAGTTTGCCAacgaggcgagcgccacgacgGCAAAgttcctcgaggcgctcgaggaggtgaaGATGCGCGAGATGGCGATCGTCGACCTGCAGAAGAGCATCGCGGACGGAAACGCGAAGCTCAAGGCGCAGCAGAGCATGTACGAGGCTGTTCGCACCGACCGCAACATGTACAGCAAGAACctgctcgaggcgcaggaTGAAATCGCCGAGATGAAGCGCAAGTTTAAGATCATGAACCACCAGATCgagcagctcaaggaggagatCTCCACCAAGGACCTCGCCCTGGTCAAGGAGCACTTCGACCACATGAAggtggagaaggagaaggagagcCTCCGATTCGAGCTCaacaaggcggcgatgaacatCAAGGAGGCGGAGTCCTCGATTGAGTCGCAGAAGCTGGAGCTTCAGCGCTTGAATCAGATCATCAACgagtccgacgcggcgatcggcaagcaggagaaggagctcgcaGGCGTCGTCAACGATCGCGACATCCTCGGCACCCAGCTCATACGCAGgaacgacgagctcgcgctgctgtACGAGAAGATCAAGATCCAGGCGTCCATCTTGGCGAAGGGCCAGATCCAGTACCAGGACAGGCTCAACGAACTCCGGGTGCTGAAGATCAAGCTCGGGGATCTgaagcgcgagctcggcgtgctGAAGCACTCGGTGGGCTCCATCGACGTCCTGAAGCGGGAGGTGCACAGACTCGGCAAGGAGCTCCTGCAGGAGCGCACCAAGACCAAGGCGCTCACGGAGGAGCTGGAGAACCCCCTCAACGTGCACCGGTGGAGGAAGCTGGAGGGCAGCGACCCCACCGCGTACGAGATGATCCAGAAGATTCAGGCGTTGCAGAAGCGCCTGATCGCCAAGACGGAGGAGGTCGTGGAGAAGGACTTGCTCGTgagggagaaggagaagctgtacaaggagctcaaggcgattCTCGCGAGGCAGCCCGGGCCCGAGGTTGCGGAGCAGGTGAGCGTGTACCAGCGTCAGCTGCGGGAGAAGACGCGGCAGATGaaggcgatggcgagcgaGCTCAACATGTACCAGGCGCAGTCGTCCGAGTACAAGTACGAGGTTGACAAGCTGACGCGAGACTTGGGCGACGTCAAGAAGAAGTACTTTGATCACAAGCGGAGACAAGAGGCGGAGCTCCGAGGCGCGGATCGGGAAAACGCCGGCGGGAAGAGGCAGACGGCgcaggcgacggcgcggggaggcgctcggttcaccggcggcggcttcggtcTCAActga
- a CDS encoding predicted protein → MPYNNAGELASEVAQTFLGALDTSLTRTWREEERRWRGEDREWRAQDMEFRVEERDWWHLEHLWRQENRKWRREDIEQRILENARWVWLRHAEKNRRDVEEKSEQLKSISNLSALIGGFAVVAFVELQFSDPNETPERNEGLIVAYAATTALVVALMLNSMVLCSFMLCSILRNGKTYVSDEEEADYLFRCRRFAHEFKLGDAPPRPHRSFERHWETRCEDDWRHAFRMFTCGVPVFLVNVSCMSWLKFHYSPLASWTVTAIAAVASLGWLHTQNNWGFHIAKSQAGVGRDGVGATSVGAATHTPAGMPFDWHYRENGAGGGARGAESSRADAQRGTGGARSRGPRGGTGAGRAGGAGTAEEVVDVVVENGSAPSSPPPPPPPPPPAVRTTRAVDLGADDAGVTEGAFTRRTSPRARDLAAGAKAGAGGGEAVGRNLSSGGTGGGGDGEEEDAGDPFEDAAAELMRRAGDREA, encoded by the exons ATGCCTTACAACAAcgcgggcgagctcgcgtccgaggtCGCACAG AcgttcctcggcgcgctggacACCTCGCTGACGCGCACgtggcgcgaggaggagcgccgatggcgcggcgaagaccgAGAGTGGCGCGCGCAGGACATGGAAttccgcgtcgaggagcgcgactGGTGGCACCTCGAGCACCTGTGGCGGCAGGAGAACCGCAAgtggcgacgcgaggacATCGAGCAGCGCATCCTCGAGAACGCGCGATGGGTCTGGCTGCGCCACGCGGAGAAGAACCGCCGAGACGTTGAGGAAAAGTCGGAGCAGCTCAAATCAATCTCAAACCTCtccgcgctcatcggcggcttcgccgtcgtcgcatTCGTCGAGCTCCAGTTCTCAGATCCAAACGAGACCCCGGAACGGAACGAGGGCCTGATCgtggcgtacgccgccaccactgcgctcgtcgtcgcgctcatgCTCAACTCCATGGTCCTCTGCTCGTTCATGTTATGCTCAATCCTTCGCAACGGCAAGACGTATGtcagcgacgaggaagaggcgGACTACCTCTTCAGGTGCAGGCGGTTCGCGCACGAGTTCAAACTCGGCGACGCACCGCCGAGACCCCACAGGAGCTTCGAGCGGCACTGGGAGACGCGGTGCGAGGACGACTGGAGGCACGCCTTTCGCATGTTCACCTGCGGCGTCCCCGTTTTTCTCGTCAACGTCTCGTGCATGTCGTGGCTCAAGTTTCACtactcgccgctcgcgtcgtggaccgtcaccgcgatcgccgccgtcgcctcgctcggGTGGCTACACACGCAGAACAACTGGGGGTTCCACATCGCCAAGTCGCAGGCGGGGGTGGGTCGggacggcgtgggcgcgacgagcgtgggcgcggcgacgcacacCCCGGCGGGGATGCCGTTCGACTGGCACTACCGCGAGAACggggccgggggcggcgcgaggggcgcggagtcatcgcgcgcggacgcgcagcGCGGGACCGGGGGGGCGAGGTCGCGGGGTCCGCGGGGAgggaccggcgcggggcgcgcggggggcgcggggaccgcggaggaggttgtcgacgtcgtggtcgAGAACGGTTccgctccttcttctcctcctcctcctcctcctcctcctcctcccgcggttcgaacgacgcgcgcggtcgaccTCGGGGCGGATGACGCCGGCGTCACGGAGGGTGCGTTCACGCGCAGGACGAGTCCCAGGGCGAGGGAtctggcggcgggcgcgaaagcgggcgcgggcggcggcgaagcagTCGGGAGAAACTTGTcgagcggcgggacgggcggcggaggggacggggaggaggaggacgcgggggatccgttcgaggacgcggcggcggagctgatgcggcgggcgggggaccGAGAGGCGTag